Proteins found in one Salminus brasiliensis chromosome 13, fSalBra1.hap2, whole genome shotgun sequence genomic segment:
- the LOC140575212 gene encoding ATP-sensitive inward rectifier potassium channel 1-like, producing MVKMTRSFPQLLIDVLTEWQIHHNRLVTKDGQCNIEYANVRYRSKYAYMLDIWTTLVEISWSFVMFFFVASFLISWFVFGLLWYWIAHDHGDLWWQNPPDFQNACVINVTGMTTAFLYSLETQTFIAYGWRAITALCPGAITVYVFQVILGTIITCFWGGVVTAKISLPKRRAKAIMFSEMAVICSSGDALCLKIRVANMRKSLMIGTQIYGKLIRTKVTPEGETVIMDQVNIDFSVETGKDNLFFISPMTLYHRIDKTSPFFEMAADNLHQQDFELVVFLDSVAESTSYSCQVRTSYIPREIMWGYQFLPIISRSKEGKYRVDFSNFARVVPIATAHCSYCFHNDEHSHPPRYGVCNEGFVMTETSGQ from the coding sequence ATGGTGAAAATGACCCGAAGTTTTCCACAGCTGCTCATAGACGTCCTGACCGAGTGGCAGATTCACCACAACCGCCTAGTGACCAAAGATGGCCAGTGCAACATTGAGTACGCCAACGTGAGGTACAGAAGCAAGTACGCTTACATGCTTGACATCTGGACCACATTAGTGGAGATCTCCTGGAGTTTTGTTATGTTCTTCTTCGTGGCCTCCTTCCTCATCAGTTGGTTTGTGTTTGGACTTCTCTGGTACTGGATCGCTCATGATCACGGTGACCTGTGGTGGCAGAATCCACCTGATTTCCAGAATGCATGTGTAATTAATGTCACCGGTATGACCACTGCCTTCCTCTACTCGTTGGAGACGCAGACATTCATTGCCTATGGTTGGCGAGCGATCACTGCGCTGTGTCCTGGTGCAATCACTGTCTACGTATTTCAGGTGATTCTGGGCACAATCATCACCTGcttttggggtggggtggttACGGCGAAGATCTCACTGCCCAAGAGAAGAGCCAAAGCCATCATGTTTAGTGAGATGGCCGTCATCTGCTCAAGCGGGGATGCCCTTTGTCTAAAGATACGGGTGGCCAACATGCGCAAATCACTGATGATTGGAACCCAAATTTATGGCAAACTGATCAGAACCAAAGTCACTCCTGAAGGGGAAACCGTCATCATGGATCAGGTCAACATAGATTTCAGTGTTGAAACTGGGAAGGACAACCTGTTCTTCATTTCTCCGATGACCCTCTACCACAGGATCGACAAGACAAGTCCCTTCTTTGAGATGGCAGCAGATAATCTGCACCAGCAGGATTTTGAGCTTGTGGTGTTTCTGGACAGTGTTGCTGAGTCCACAAGCTACTCTTGCCAGGTCAGGACTTCCTACATCCCTCGGGAGATCATGTGGGGTTACCAGTTCCTCCCCATCATCTCCCGCAGTAAAGAGGGAAAGTATCGCGTGGATTTCTCCAACTTTGCCAGAGTGGTACCCATAGCAACCGCCCATTGCTCTTACTGCTTCCACAATGATGAACACAGTCACCCCCCCAGATATGGCGTTTGCAATGAGGGGTTTGTTATGACGGAAACCAGTGGTCAATAG